The genomic interval ACCGGCGCACCGTCCTTCTCGTTCGAGTACTTCCCGCCCAAGACGACACAGGGTGTCCAGAACCTCTACGACCGCATGGAACGCATGAACAACTTTGGGCCAAAATTCATCGACATCACATGGGGTGCTGGCGGCCGGATTGCCGAACTGACGTGCGAGATGGTGGTACAGGCGCAGACATATCTGGGGCTCGAGACATGCATGCATCTTACCTGCACCGACATgggcgaggagaaggtcaaCGATGCCTTGCGAAAGGCTTACAAGGCTGGGTGCACCAACATTCTGGCTCTGAGAGGTGATCCACCTcgcgagaaggagaagtgggaggctgccgagggtgGTTTCCGCTACGCACGCGATCTTGTCCAGCACATCCGGAAATCCTACCACGAGCACTTTGACATTGGCGTTGCCGGCTATCCCGAAGGTTGTGACGACAACAAGGACGAGGATCTGCTGTTGGATCacttgaaggagaaggtcgACGCCGGTGCCACATTCATCGTGACTCAGATGTTCTACGATGCCGACAACTTTGTTCGCTGGGTCGGCAAGGTCAGAGCTCGGGGCATCAACGTCCCAATCATTCCCGGCATCATGCCCATTGCTACCTACGCCAGCTTCCTTCGCCGCGCCAATCACATGAACTGCAAGATCCCCGACGAGTGGATGCAGAGACTCGAGCCGGTCAAGAACGACGATGTGGCGGTCAGAGATATCGGGAAGACGCTCGTTGCTGAGCTGTGTCGCAAGATTCTTGCGGCCGGAATTCACCACTTGCACTTTTACACCATGAACTTGGCACAGGCCACCCGcatggtgttggaggagctcGACTGGATGCCATCCCCGGATCGCCCGGTCAAGCAGGCACTCCCCTGGAAGAGGTCTCTTGGCTTGGGTCGCCAGGTCGAGGATGTCCGGCCCATTTTCTGGCGCAATCGCAACAAATCTTACGTTGCTCGCACGCAAGACTGGGACGAGTTCCCCAACGGTCGCTGGGGTGACTCTAGGTCGCCGGCCTTCGGTGAACTGGACGCATATGGTATTGGTCTGACGGGCACCAACGAGCAAAACCGCCAGAAGTGGGGCGAGCCAACTTGCATCCGCGACATCGCCAACCTCTTTGTCCGCTACCTGAACAAGGACATTGAGTATCTCCCATGGAGTGAGGCACCAGTCGCCGAAGAGGCCGATGTGATCAAGGACTACCTTCTTGACCTCAACAAGCGGGGTC from Podospora pseudoanserina strain CBS 124.78 chromosome 6, whole genome shotgun sequence carries:
- the MET13 gene encoding methylenetetrahydrofolate reductase (NAD(P)H) met13 (COG:E; EggNog:ENOG503NWPE); protein product: MHIREMLADAERTGAPSFSFEYFPPKTTQGVQNLYDRMERMNNFGPKFIDITWGAGGRIAELTCEMVVQAQTYLGLETCMHLTCTDMGEEKVNDALRKAYKAGCTNILALRGDPPREKEKWEAAEGGFRYARDLVQHIRKSYHEHFDIGVAGYPEGCDDNKDEDLLLDHLKEKVDAGATFIVTQMFYDADNFVRWVGKVRARGINVPIIPGIMPIATYASFLRRANHMNCKIPDEWMQRLEPVKNDDVAVRDIGKTLVAELCRKILAAGIHHLHFYTMNLAQATRMVLEELDWMPSPDRPVKQALPWKRSLGLGRQVEDVRPIFWRNRNKSYVARTQDWDEFPNGRWGDSRSPAFGELDAYGIGLTGTNEQNRQKWGEPTCIRDIANLFVRYLNKDIEYLPWSEAPVAEEADVIKDYLLDLNKRGLITVNSQPAVNGVKSTHPVHGWGPSKGYVYQKAYLELLVSPEVYPEIKKRIENHPDLTYHAVTKSGMLETNAPSDAPNAVTWGVFPGKEIVQPTIVERISFLAWKDEAFQLGSDWARCYEADTPSRLLLEDIMKSWYLVNIVNNDFHQGETLYEVLKDLQEPNLDKVPQPPATNGEAANSVEAST